DNA from Phragmites australis chromosome 16, lpPhrAust1.1, whole genome shotgun sequence:
TCATCAGCCATCCTCAGCAAACCTTCACGGCAGTACAAATCGATCATGCAAGAAAAATGCTCCACCCTTGGTTCAATACAAAATACATCAAACATCTTGACAAATAGTGGCTGAATGCTGAAAGAACAGCAACCATAGTTACATGGTCCACCTTGGTATTGCTGACAATCATTTCATCGATATGCCTGTCTTGACATTCCATAACTCAAAATCAATGAGGTGTAGGTATGCCTGTCTTGACATTGCATCCGGTCAAACACTCTCTGGGCAGCTGCAATCTGTCTAGAATTTGAATACACGTCAACAAGTGAGTTCTGCAGTAAGTTAGAGCCACCGAGTCCATGTTTAAGGATGTAACAGTCCAGCTCCCTTCCATGACAGAGGTGTCTGAATCGTGCAACGAGTGAAAGCATAGTTAACATAGTGACATCATTCGGACAGACATCGGAACCAATCATCTGTCTGAAAAGTGAGGTAGCGTCCTCGACCTGGTCCACGAATGTCCTGCTAGCAATGAATTCCAAGTTGATATGCTCATAATTGAACATGTTCTAAACAGAAGGTAGGCATAGCTCATCATGCCGCATCTCGAGTACATTGTGATCAACGAATTCTCCACCCGTTCAAGCCCATCAAAGCATAGACGAACAGCCACACCGTGCAACTCCCTGCCGATCCTCAGATAACCACTCTTACCACATGCCTTGAGGCCAATCACAAGTCCAAAATCCAGCCGTGGACCATGGGAACTCCTCATCCGCGACACCAACCTTGTCACCTCGTCGTAGTTCCCTGCCTTCAAATTTCCCACTGCGATTGCTTTACAGGTGACAATGTTCGCCCCAGGAATCCTCTGTAGCAGCTCCTCGCCCGACATACCCATCGATGCGTACCCGGAAACCATCGTGTTCCAGCTGACAACATCCCTCACAGGCATTCCATCAAACACCCTGTGCGCATCTTCCAGTTCCCGGCACTTGACATACATCGCCACCATAGCATTCCAGACACAGACCATATCTACATCTCCGAATGCGCTGCTCAATCCCCCGACCAATTGTGATCTCCCGGAGCTCGCCGCAAGCACGGAGAACCGACGGGTATGTGAACCTGTCGGCGTCCACGCCCAGCGCCAGCATCTTCTCGTGCGCGAGGATCACTTCTGCCCACAGCCCACGGCCGGCGTAGCCCCATATGAGCAGGTTCCAGGGGAAAGCCCGAGCCTTCCCGGCTGCCTGTTCGACGGCGGCTCGCGCGGCGCCAAGTCGGCTGTCGGCGCGCCGAGAGTCCGTTCCATGCGGTGGATGAGTTGGTGGGGCCACCAAGTCAGTGAGCTATGATGATGACAGCCCAACAATCCAAGGAGCAAAAGCTTTTGGGCTGGCCCATCGAGGACTTGCTTCTGCAGTTCTCAGCTCGTGTTTCCCTCGCCGCTACTGCTAGTGTGtgtatataggaaaactagtatgtactcctaggTGTATGTACttccacctctcatataccacttttacacgtgtgttatacttctttatcactttaaacatacttcattagtaattataagatactacaatacaaatcccacgaaattttttatgaaattccatgatttttatcataatttgcgtatatacttcttttatgtataaaaaagagtatatagcaaaaataaaaggctaacattgaattttttttcatacaactcatattggagtatcttagaattagcattagagtatactaaaaatgataaaagagtataaattgtttgtttaggtggtatattgcatgtgggagtacatactcctaggagtatagaataggtgtcctatatataggGCGCTGCTATTCTTAGCGCTGCGCTAAGAATAGTTATTTAGCGCCCCGGCCTTCCCGCGCCCCGATCGTAGCAAGGCTCCAGCGATCACCCGCAACCGTAAAATTGTCGTTCGCAACCGTAAAATTGATATTCGTAACTGTAAAAAC
Protein-coding regions in this window:
- the LOC133895945 gene encoding pentatricopeptide repeat-containing protein At1g71490-like, which translates into the protein MVCVWNAMVAMYVKCRELEDAHRVFDGMPVRDVVSWNTMVSGYASMGMSGEELLQRIPGANIVTCKAIAVGNLKAGNYDEVTRLVSRMRSSHGPRLDFGLVIGLKACGKSGYLRIGRELHGVAVRLCFDGLERVENSLITIIQPLFVKMFDVFCIEPRVEHFSCMIDLYCREGLLRMADEIIDKMPFQPTAAMLATLIEACRIHGKTEIGDRAAKRLLAMRTNNPGHYNLIANMHISANVVRTS